In Hyphomicrobiales bacterium, a single window of DNA contains:
- a CDS encoding carboxymuconolactone decarboxylase family protein, with translation MRKSTGLLITVVTAVSLGAISLMAPVASAEDMSAQATYRDIDETLGMVPSFFKLFPEVGIAGAWAEFKSVQLNPNTELDGKTKELIGLALASQIPCQYCVYFHTAAAKANGASEEEIREAVAMAAIVRHWSTVLNGMQVDLDGFKRETDAVLRLAGEKAKSAQK, from the coding sequence ATGCGCAAATCCACTGGACTTCTGATCACGGTCGTGACCGCAGTATCGCTGGGCGCGATCAGTCTCATGGCGCCCGTCGCGTCGGCGGAGGATATGTCCGCGCAGGCGACGTATCGCGACATCGACGAGACGCTCGGAATGGTACCAAGCTTCTTCAAGCTGTTCCCGGAAGTCGGCATCGCCGGGGCCTGGGCCGAGTTCAAGTCGGTCCAGCTCAATCCGAATACCGAGCTCGACGGCAAGACCAAGGAGCTGATCGGCCTCGCCCTGGCGTCGCAAATCCCTTGCCAGTATTGCGTCTACTTCCACACGGCGGCCGCCAAAGCCAACGGCGCCAGCGAAGAGGAGATACGCGAGGCCGTCGCCATGGCGGCGATCGTGCGCCACTGGAGCACGGTGCTCAACGGCATGCAGGTCGATCTTGACGGCTTCAAACGCGAGACGGACGCCGTCCTGCGTCTCGCCGGCGAAAAGGCCAAGAGCGCACAAAAGTGA
- a CDS encoding nuclear transport factor 2 family protein, with translation MNLKMGGVTGSAIKQAIESRDGRMLASFYADDAVVRVIDRNNPPSRPREVRGKSAITTFWDDICSRAMTHEVNFSAAEGDRLAFSQACTYPDGAKVFCLAMLELKNGKIAHQTLVQAWDE, from the coding sequence ATGAACCTGAAAATGGGCGGCGTGACCGGTTCAGCGATTAAGCAGGCCATCGAAAGCCGAGACGGGCGCATGCTGGCGAGCTTTTATGCCGATGACGCCGTGGTGCGCGTCATCGATCGCAACAATCCGCCGAGCCGGCCGCGCGAAGTCCGCGGCAAATCGGCGATTACGACCTTCTGGGACGACATCTGCAGCCGCGCGATGACGCATGAAGTGAACTTCAGCGCGGCCGAGGGTGATCGGCTCGCGTTCTCTCAGGCTTGCACCTATCCTGACGGAGCAAAGGTGTTCTGCCTTGCGATGCTCGAGCTCAAGAACGGCAAGATCGCTCATCAAACGTTGGTGCAAGCGTGGGACGAATGA
- a CDS encoding alpha/beta fold hydrolase, giving the protein MTPPETRYANSDQVRIAYQVVGNGPIDLVFVPGFISNLDVLWEDPGYGRLLRRLSAFSRVIQFDKRGTGLSDRVDTRHLPTLEVRMDDVRAVMDAAGSGRAVLLGAAEGASMSILFAAAYPARTRALVLYGGYAHFQTSVMGRAAHAEFIRDVESAWGSGASLPNFAPERAKDPRFQAWWARFERLSASPTAAVALARMNAQIDVRNVLEAIRVPTLVMHRREDGRVKFTGGRHLAEKIGGARFVELRGRDHPIWIGDIDRIVDEIEEFVTGVRPAPSHHRVLVTILVARLVAPERLARRLGDGHWRERLDRFRQATADAIARFEGETVVVGAEEICARFDGPARAIGCALALRDAADALKLRLAAGVHTGEVEIHDGALSGYAVHVAERISTYADAGEVLVSGVVSDLVSGSGLHFVERPIEHINEGDGRLRLFSVMVEQHLEPVTRPAKTPNLEALTGREREVLALVADGLSNAAIAERLDLSEHTVKRHVANILVKLDLPTRAAAAAMAARPPVG; this is encoded by the coding sequence GTGACCCCCCCCGAGACCCGCTACGCCAACAGCGACCAAGTCCGGATTGCCTACCAGGTGGTCGGCAACGGCCCGATCGACCTTGTTTTCGTCCCCGGGTTCATCTCCAACCTCGACGTCCTTTGGGAGGACCCCGGCTATGGCCGGCTGCTGCGGCGGCTCAGCGCCTTCAGCCGCGTGATCCAATTCGACAAGCGAGGCACCGGCCTCAGCGATCGAGTTGACACGCGTCATCTACCCACCCTCGAAGTGCGTATGGATGATGTTCGCGCGGTCATGGATGCCGCCGGCAGCGGGCGCGCCGTGCTGCTGGGCGCTGCAGAGGGCGCCTCAATGTCGATCCTGTTTGCCGCCGCTTATCCAGCGCGGACGCGCGCCCTGGTGCTTTACGGCGGCTATGCGCATTTCCAAACCTCGGTCATGGGCCGTGCGGCGCACGCAGAGTTCATCCGCGATGTCGAAAGCGCCTGGGGCAGCGGCGCAAGCCTGCCGAATTTCGCCCCGGAGCGGGCAAAGGATCCCCGCTTTCAGGCATGGTGGGCTCGGTTCGAGCGGCTGTCCGCGAGCCCCACCGCCGCCGTCGCGCTGGCCCGTATGAACGCGCAAATCGACGTGCGCAACGTCCTCGAGGCCATCCGCGTTCCGACCCTCGTCATGCACCGGCGCGAAGACGGGCGGGTCAAGTTCACCGGCGGCCGCCATCTCGCCGAGAAGATCGGCGGCGCGCGATTTGTCGAACTGCGGGGGCGCGACCATCCGATCTGGATCGGCGATATCGACCGTATCGTCGACGAGATCGAGGAATTCGTCACCGGCGTCCGGCCGGCGCCGTCCCACCATCGCGTACTGGTGACGATTCTGGTCGCGCGTCTGGTCGCGCCCGAGCGATTGGCGCGGCGACTGGGCGACGGGCATTGGCGCGAACGTCTCGACCGGTTCCGCCAGGCCACGGCCGACGCGATTGCGCGCTTCGAGGGAGAAACGGTCGTCGTCGGCGCGGAGGAAATCTGTGCACGGTTCGATGGGCCGGCGCGTGCAATCGGATGCGCGCTCGCGCTTCGCGACGCGGCCGATGCGCTCAAGCTCAGGCTTGCGGCCGGGGTTCATACGGGGGAAGTGGAAATTCATGACGGCGCGCTCTCGGGGTACGCGGTGCATGTGGCCGAGCGGATTTCGACATATGCCGACGCCGGCGAAGTGCTGGTGTCGGGAGTCGTCAGCGATCTTGTCTCGGGCTCCGGACTGCACTTCGTGGAGCGCCCTATCGAGCACATCAATGAAGGCGATGGACGGCTGCGCCTGTTCTCGGTCATGGTCGAGCAGCATCTGGAGCCGGTCACACGCCCCGCCAAGACGCCGAACTTGGAGGCGCTCACCGGAAGAGAACGCGAGGTTCTCGCGCTTGTCGCGGACGGGCTCAGCAACGCGGCGATCGCCGAGCGCCTCGATCTCAGCGAGCATACGGTCAAGCGCCACGTGGCCAATATCCTGGTGAAACTCGATCTGCCGACGCGCGCGGCCGCCGCGGCCATGGCGGCCCGGCCACCGGTTGGCTGA
- a CDS encoding UbiD family decarboxylase, with translation MNVASRSKLKDMRTWIAELKEAGELIRVDKPVDPLTEMGALLYQCREKAVLFENLPHGWRSLGQAPANVRHAAIAFGTSEENLVPLVAERLGTCVPPVMVDDGPVKEVKLKKGEFDLTELPVHVAGKRDGGPVIGSGLVVTKNPDTGQRNLSFHRLQIKGPDKSGILLVPRHSWKNYLKYQARDEAMPVAVIIGHHPLYYMAAATTAAYGTDELGIAGGYLGEAVRLVKCETVDLEVPADAELVLEGHVPPHIREDEGPFSEFQDYYLTGTGKNPIVEYQCMTRRKDAIFKSLQNGSEMEGCVFHKVPQSATILRRLRNVGGGPEVHNVMVLPGIFAVAIQMTPRFYGEAKNLMMAALSSEYLHPKIVIAVDPDVDIFNHSELLWALATRVHPEKDVVVIPGTHNHPMDAALAELGAAGTALWQRFGSKMMIDATIPPPADAEARDKFERVRPHKPDLKLENFAAKESLPLVRALSPLFFGSRLLD, from the coding sequence ATGAATGTCGCATCACGCTCCAAGCTCAAGGACATGCGGACCTGGATCGCCGAACTGAAGGAGGCCGGCGAGCTGATCCGCGTCGACAAGCCGGTCGATCCGCTGACCGAGATGGGCGCTCTGTTGTATCAGTGCCGCGAGAAAGCGGTCCTGTTCGAGAACCTGCCGCATGGCTGGCGCTCGCTCGGACAGGCGCCGGCCAATGTCCGCCATGCGGCGATCGCCTTCGGGACGAGCGAGGAAAATCTCGTGCCGCTGGTCGCCGAGCGGCTCGGCACCTGCGTGCCGCCAGTGATGGTCGATGATGGTCCGGTCAAGGAGGTGAAGCTCAAAAAGGGCGAGTTCGACCTGACCGAGCTGCCGGTGCATGTCGCGGGCAAGCGCGACGGCGGGCCAGTGATCGGCTCAGGCCTGGTCGTCACCAAGAACCCGGATACGGGCCAGCGCAACTTGAGCTTCCACCGGCTGCAGATCAAGGGGCCGGACAAGTCGGGCATCCTGCTGGTGCCGCGCCATTCGTGGAAGAACTATCTCAAATACCAGGCCCGCGACGAGGCGATGCCGGTCGCCGTCATCATCGGGCACCATCCGCTATACTACATGGCCGCGGCGACCACGGCGGCCTACGGAACCGACGAGCTGGGGATCGCCGGTGGCTATCTCGGCGAGGCGGTGCGGCTTGTGAAGTGCGAGACGGTGGACCTGGAAGTGCCGGCGGATGCCGAGCTGGTGCTTGAGGGCCACGTGCCGCCGCATATCCGCGAGGACGAGGGACCGTTCTCCGAGTTCCAGGACTATTACCTGACCGGCACCGGCAAGAACCCGATCGTCGAGTATCAGTGCATGACGCGGCGCAAGGACGCCATCTTCAAGAGCCTGCAGAACGGCTCGGAGATGGAAGGCTGCGTGTTCCACAAGGTGCCGCAGAGCGCCACCATCCTGCGCCGCCTGCGCAATGTCGGCGGCGGGCCCGAGGTGCACAATGTCATGGTGCTGCCGGGCATCTTCGCCGTGGCGATCCAGATGACGCCGCGCTTCTACGGCGAGGCCAAGAACCTGATGATGGCGGCGCTTTCGTCGGAATATCTGCACCCCAAGATCGTCATCGCCGTCGACCCGGACGTCGACATCTTCAATCATTCCGAGCTGTTGTGGGCGCTGGCAACGCGGGTGCACCCGGAAAAGGACGTGGTCGTCATTCCCGGCACCCACAACCACCCGATGGACGCGGCTCTGGCCGAGCTCGGCGCCGCCGGCACCGCGCTGTGGCAGCGCTTCGGCTCGAAGATGATGATCGACGCCACCATCCCGCCGCCGGCTGACGCGGAAGCGCGGGACAAGTTCGAGCGGGTCCGCCCGCACAAGCCCGACTTGAAGCTGGAGAACTTCGCCGCCAAGGAGTCCCTGCCGCTCGTGCGTGCGCTCTCGCCTTTGTTCTTCGGCTCCAGGCTATTGGACTAG
- a CDS encoding AMP-binding protein — METITETVARHARERPSALALVDDRFRMDWGEVGAWTEKAAGWLTAQGFPRAAPVVGWLPNCVEWNLFRIACERAGLLFIPVPASQGKRELASIVERAKPALLVSKERFRSRDYAAECDEICARLDQPPMRLTLPEDALPPLAGAPAAPQAALTLDELAHALPTSGSEGIPKLALYTARAAGLRGVAQIELLGLEPGDVLLVLSHGTGPARPAWLGAPLIGASIIAMPIFAADKAVELMRCEHPTMVCATPTQLAMMAPLFDDAALSGLRLWYTSGAVVPPSLAEELEGLSGAPVVSTYGGADFGGWASPAPDDPSAVRQRTVGRPRGGSEFRIVDDDGCDVAQGEVGELIGRGPCCVAGYFGEEGRDRWHEGWFHTGDLACMDPEDNIAIVGRVKNVIVRGGDNVLPVEIEALLKTHPLVGQVAVIGIPDRRLGERVCACVVPRDGARIDLEELRQHLRGQGVAHYKSPERLVVLNAMPTVSDKVDRRALASLVAGREAKV, encoded by the coding sequence ATGGAGACCATCACCGAGACTGTCGCCCGGCACGCTCGGGAGCGGCCTTCCGCTCTGGCGCTTGTCGACGACCGCTTTCGGATGGATTGGGGCGAGGTCGGGGCCTGGACGGAAAAGGCCGCCGGCTGGTTGACGGCGCAGGGTTTCCCGCGCGCGGCGCCGGTGGTCGGCTGGCTGCCCAATTGTGTCGAATGGAACCTGTTCCGCATCGCCTGCGAGCGCGCCGGGCTTTTGTTTATCCCGGTCCCTGCGAGCCAGGGAAAGCGCGAGCTTGCATCGATCGTCGAACGCGCAAAACCGGCCCTGTTGGTCTCCAAGGAGCGCTTCCGCAGCCGCGACTATGCGGCCGAGTGCGACGAGATTTGCGCGCGGCTGGATCAACCGCCGATGCGCCTGACCCTACCGGAGGACGCGCTGCCGCCACTTGCCGGCGCGCCGGCCGCGCCGCAGGCCGCGCTGACTCTTGACGAATTGGCGCACGCCTTGCCGACCAGCGGCTCGGAGGGCATTCCGAAACTTGCTCTATATACCGCCCGCGCAGCAGGCCTGCGCGGCGTTGCCCAGATCGAGCTGCTTGGCCTTGAGCCCGGTGATGTCCTTCTGGTGCTGTCGCACGGCACCGGGCCGGCCCGGCCCGCCTGGCTCGGCGCGCCGCTGATCGGCGCCTCGATCATTGCCATGCCTATATTCGCGGCCGACAAGGCGGTCGAGCTGATGCGGTGCGAGCACCCGACGATGGTCTGCGCCACGCCGACCCAATTGGCGATGATGGCGCCCCTGTTCGACGATGCGGCCCTTTCCGGCCTCAGGCTCTGGTACACATCAGGCGCGGTGGTGCCGCCGAGCCTTGCGGAAGAGCTTGAAGGTCTGAGCGGCGCCCCGGTGGTTTCCACCTATGGCGGCGCCGATTTCGGCGGCTGGGCCTCACCGGCCCCGGACGACCCGTCTGCGGTGCGCCAGCGCACGGTCGGGCGCCCGCGCGGCGGCAGCGAGTTCCGCATCGTCGATGATGATGGGTGCGACGTGGCGCAGGGCGAAGTCGGAGAGCTGATCGGACGTGGCCCCTGCTGCGTCGCCGGCTATTTCGGTGAAGAGGGGCGCGACCGCTGGCACGAGGGCTGGTTCCACACCGGAGATCTCGCCTGTATGGACCCGGAAGACAACATTGCCATCGTTGGACGGGTCAAGAATGTCATCGTGCGCGGCGGCGACAATGTGCTGCCGGTCGAAATCGAAGCTTTGCTCAAGACGCATCCCTTGGTCGGCCAGGTCGCGGTGATCGGCATCCCCGACCGGAGGCTCGGCGAACGGGTCTGCGCCTGCGTGGTTCCGAGGGACGGGGCGCGAATCGATCTTGAAGAACTGCGGCAACATCTGCGTGGCCAGGGAGTCGCCCACTACAAGTCGCCGGAGCGGCTGGTCGTGCTCAATGCCATGCCGACGGTCAGCGACAAGGTGGACCGGCGTGCCCTGGCATCACTGGTCGCGGGCCGAGAGGCGAAGGTGTAA
- a CDS encoding DMT family transporter codes for MLKTGPHRRLPAISDATKGALYMTAAAFFFALMNALVRMATADLPPLEVAFFRNLFAVASMLPWMLSSGFPAFYTRHFRLHLARAVVGVIAMGFWFTSLALVPLADAVALNFTMPLFIVAGAAIILREKVGLRRWSATAIGFLGMLVIMRPGIAEVSPVMALPIVAAIFMAASVLLLKHMSATVRAGTAVLYLNLLMTPLSLVPAAFVWVWPHGQDYVILAALGVLATLAHLALARSLATADASAIMPFDYTRLPFIALFAFLLFGEVAEVWTWVGAAIIAGSAFYIVRREAALAKKRDAMPPIPPVTADR; via the coding sequence ATGTTGAAAACCGGTCCGCATCGACGCCTGCCCGCAATTTCGGATGCGACGAAGGGGGCGTTGTATATGACGGCCGCCGCCTTCTTTTTCGCGCTCATGAATGCCCTTGTGCGGATGGCAACCGCCGACCTGCCGCCTCTGGAAGTCGCCTTCTTCCGCAATCTGTTCGCTGTGGCCTCGATGCTGCCATGGATGCTGTCGAGCGGCTTTCCCGCCTTCTACACCCGTCATTTCAGGCTTCACTTGGCACGTGCCGTCGTCGGCGTTATCGCGATGGGGTTTTGGTTCACCTCGCTCGCGCTCGTACCGTTGGCGGACGCCGTGGCGCTCAATTTCACCATGCCGCTTTTTATCGTTGCCGGGGCCGCGATCATCCTCCGGGAGAAAGTCGGACTGCGCCGCTGGAGTGCAACCGCCATAGGCTTTCTCGGCATGCTGGTGATCATGCGGCCCGGGATCGCCGAGGTATCCCCGGTCATGGCGCTACCCATCGTCGCCGCTATCTTCATGGCGGCGTCCGTCTTGCTACTCAAACATATGTCCGCCACCGTGCGCGCCGGGACGGCCGTGCTCTATTTGAACTTGCTGATGACGCCCTTGTCGCTGGTGCCGGCGGCCTTCGTGTGGGTATGGCCGCATGGGCAGGATTACGTCATTCTCGCAGCCCTCGGCGTCCTGGCAACGCTGGCGCATCTTGCGCTCGCCCGTAGCCTTGCGACCGCGGATGCGTCGGCGATCATGCCTTTCGACTATACGCGCCTCCCGTTTATCGCGCTGTTCGCCTTCCTGCTGTTCGGAGAGGTCGCCGAAGTCTGGACATGGGTGGGCGCCGCGATCATTGCGGGCTCCGCATTCTATATCGTCCGGCGCGAAGCCGCCCTGGCCAAGAAAAGAGACGCGATGCCGCCCATCCCGCCCGTGACCGCCGACCGCTGA
- a CDS encoding TRAP transporter fused permease subunit, which produces MLTDKRDLSGPWALIARLLAGLLPLAAALYAFDVFSRFGLLIYKEQFLGFFLAICLIVTFIWVPLRPGLHADRVPWYDVLALVASAAVGIYFVGYYHVLVSEFGFLTTDKIVASGVGLLLLIEATRRQAGTAICAIGVVVLLYAYFGRHLPGLLEVRPLRFDRLLIYTYMGQGNVFGIPLYVAASIVTAFLFFGKVLFGVGAGKYISDLAFAVVGHRRGGPAKVAVVASALFGSLSGSASANVATTGMVTIPMMKRNGYTPYEAAAIESVASTGGLILPPVMAATGFLIAEFLDISYAEVALAALWPALLLYAGLFIQVDLEAARRGMRGVAVDDLPPMREALRHAAPLVFPVGLLLYMLFGLHWRPEAAGLAGTAAIAALSLVLKEFRRPLRAFLDMVVETGEAVVYVALICAVAGLVMGVLGITGLGTNMSQALVQASGGQVWLLLLLAALGSIVLGMGVPVTATYIILVVLVGPALIQGGVPPLAAHLFVFYFGTLSFLTPPVCIAVFVAAAIAECPPMRTGFLAVRMALVAYLLPFVFVFNPAFLLDGGTGAIINMMLGSVLGVFMLCAGVVGFLGRPLSLLMRVLMVAVGIAALVEGAQSWLWLTGAAVAAVALVGISTRSLTINRSAKETSP; this is translated from the coding sequence GTGCTCACTGATAAACGAGACCTGTCCGGGCCTTGGGCCCTGATTGCGCGCCTGCTCGCAGGGTTGCTGCCGCTGGCGGCGGCGCTTTACGCTTTCGACGTCTTTTCGCGCTTCGGGCTGCTCATCTACAAGGAGCAGTTCCTCGGCTTCTTCCTCGCAATCTGCCTTATCGTCACCTTCATCTGGGTTCCGCTGCGGCCAGGGCTGCATGCGGACCGGGTCCCCTGGTACGACGTGCTGGCACTCGTCGCGTCGGCTGCCGTCGGCATCTATTTCGTCGGCTACTACCATGTGCTGGTATCGGAGTTCGGCTTCCTGACCACCGACAAGATCGTGGCCAGCGGCGTCGGATTGTTGCTGCTGATCGAGGCGACCCGCCGCCAGGCCGGTACAGCGATCTGCGCCATCGGCGTCGTCGTTCTGCTCTACGCCTATTTCGGCCGCCATCTGCCGGGCCTGCTCGAGGTGCGCCCGCTGCGCTTCGACCGGCTCTTGATCTACACCTACATGGGTCAGGGCAACGTCTTCGGCATACCACTCTACGTCGCCGCCTCGATCGTGACGGCATTCCTGTTCTTCGGCAAGGTTCTGTTCGGGGTCGGCGCCGGAAAGTACATATCGGACCTTGCCTTCGCCGTCGTCGGCCACCGCCGCGGCGGGCCGGCCAAGGTGGCGGTGGTCGCCAGCGCGCTGTTCGGCTCGCTCTCCGGCAGCGCCTCGGCCAACGTCGCCACCACCGGCATGGTCACCATCCCGATGATGAAGCGGAACGGCTATACGCCGTACGAAGCCGCCGCGATCGAATCGGTGGCCTCCACAGGCGGGCTGATCCTGCCGCCGGTCATGGCCGCGACCGGATTTCTCATCGCCGAATTCCTCGACATCTCCTATGCCGAGGTGGCGCTGGCCGCCCTGTGGCCGGCGCTGCTGCTGTATGCCGGCCTGTTCATCCAGGTGGACCTGGAGGCGGCGCGCCGCGGCATGCGTGGCGTCGCGGTGGACGACCTGCCGCCGATGCGGGAGGCGCTACGTCACGCCGCGCCCTTGGTGTTTCCGGTCGGGCTGCTGCTCTACATGCTGTTCGGGCTGCATTGGCGCCCCGAGGCGGCGGGCCTCGCCGGAACCGCGGCGATAGCCGCCTTGAGCCTCGTTCTGAAGGAGTTCCGCAGGCCGCTGCGCGCCTTTCTCGACATGGTGGTGGAGACCGGCGAGGCGGTGGTCTATGTCGCGCTGATCTGCGCCGTCGCCGGGCTAGTCATGGGGGTCCTGGGCATCACCGGCCTGGGGACAAACATGTCGCAGGCCCTGGTGCAGGCCTCCGGCGGCCAGGTGTGGCTGCTCCTGCTGCTGGCGGCGCTGGGCAGCATCGTGCTCGGCATGGGTGTTCCGGTCACCGCCACCTACATCATCCTGGTGGTCCTGGTCGGTCCGGCGTTGATCCAGGGCGGCGTGCCGCCTCTGGCGGCGCATCTCTTCGTCTTCTATTTCGGCACCCTGTCCTTCCTTACCCCGCCGGTGTGCATCGCCGTGTTCGTCGCCGCGGCGATCGCGGAATGCCCGCCGATGCGCACCGGCTTTCTCGCCGTGCGGATGGCGCTCGTCGCCTATCTGCTGCCCTTTGTCTTCGTCTTCAATCCGGCGTTTCTGCTCGACGGCGGGACCGGCGCCATCATCAACATGATGCTCGGCTCGGTGCTCGGCGTGTTCATGCTCTGCGCCGGTGTTGTCGGCTTTCTCGGCCGCCCGCTGTCGCTCCTCATGCGCGTGCTGATGGTGGCGGTCGGGATTGCGGCGCTGGTCGAGGGAGCACAATCGTGGCTTTGGCTCACCGGCGCCGCGGTGGCGGCGGTGGCGCTGGTGGGGATCAGCACGCGCAGCTTAACAATCAATCGCTCAGCGAAGGAAACCAGCCCATGA
- a CDS encoding pyridoxamine 5'-phosphate oxidase family protein, whose protein sequence is MIDSIMYHEGNRRLQDQFDSRRISDRLEKFTRTQFTPDDKAFIEGAQYFFLATADAEGRPDCSFKGGMPGFVRVTGPSELAFPDYDGNGMFKSLGNILVNPYVGMLFIAMHGTPRRLRVNGKATLSPDDPLVAGTVGAQLIVRVAARAIFPNCPRYIPTMQLTEPSIYTPRPGREPTEPAWKGFADFKDCVHPRRPTFKG, encoded by the coding sequence ATGATCGACAGCATCATGTATCACGAGGGGAACCGCCGGCTGCAGGATCAGTTCGACAGCCGTCGGATTTCCGATCGTCTGGAAAAATTCACGCGCACGCAGTTCACGCCGGACGACAAGGCGTTTATCGAAGGTGCACAGTATTTTTTCCTCGCGACAGCAGATGCCGAGGGACGGCCCGATTGCTCCTTCAAGGGCGGCATGCCGGGTTTCGTGCGCGTCACGGGACCGTCCGAATTGGCGTTTCCCGACTATGACGGGAACGGCATGTTCAAGAGCCTCGGCAATATTCTGGTCAATCCCTACGTCGGCATGCTTTTCATCGCCATGCACGGCACGCCGCGGCGTTTGCGGGTCAACGGCAAGGCGACGCTGAGCCCCGACGATCCGCTTGTTGCCGGAACCGTTGGCGCGCAGCTCATCGTTCGTGTCGCAGCCAGGGCAATCTTCCCGAATTGCCCGCGCTACATCCCGACCATGCAGTTGACCGAACCGTCGATCTATACGCCACGACCCGGCCGTGAACCGACCGAGCCGGCGTGGAAGGGATTCGCCGATTTCAAGGACTGCGTCCACCCGCGCCGACCCACCTTTAAGGGCTGA
- a CDS encoding TAXI family TRAP transporter solute-binding subunit encodes MKELLRLLLTAAFLTGAGAPVLAQNILVLGGNPPGSLFYTQAQALAAVITKHTDLKVDVLPQGATTWYPMLGTGEVDLGVVSPVDAYLAYKGISPYDASTGGKGFEMRTVMLGSLNNLGIVAAKDAGIEQMADLKGHNVVVDYGAFVASSLSGYSALAAGEVSPDDVTIVKVGSYPQGVQAVIEGRADAAVGSLGSGVIRELDSARGAKFLSLPNTPEALKRVREVAQGFSLGEVAKGPPGLVENTVMLQYPVTIIGRADLEPEALKAAIKALYEHYEELGPVHPSLKSWTPDRFASTAAVIPYHPAAIEYYREVGLWTPEMDAHQEILLKQ; translated from the coding sequence ATGAAAGAGCTGTTGCGGCTGCTGTTGACGGCGGCCTTTTTGACCGGCGCGGGGGCGCCGGTGCTGGCGCAGAACATTCTGGTGCTCGGCGGCAACCCGCCGGGAAGCCTGTTCTACACGCAGGCCCAGGCGCTCGCCGCGGTCATCACGAAGCATACCGACCTGAAGGTCGACGTGCTGCCGCAGGGCGCCACCACCTGGTACCCGATGCTAGGCACCGGCGAGGTCGATCTCGGCGTCGTCAGCCCGGTTGACGCCTACCTCGCCTACAAGGGCATCTCGCCCTACGACGCAAGCACCGGCGGCAAGGGCTTCGAGATGCGCACGGTGATGCTGGGCTCCCTCAACAATCTGGGCATCGTCGCCGCCAAGGATGCAGGCATCGAGCAGATGGCCGACCTGAAGGGCCACAATGTCGTGGTTGACTACGGCGCCTTCGTCGCCTCCTCGCTTTCCGGCTACTCTGCCCTGGCCGCTGGCGAGGTCAGCCCCGACGATGTGACGATCGTCAAGGTGGGCAGCTATCCGCAAGGCGTGCAGGCGGTCATCGAGGGTCGCGCAGACGCGGCCGTCGGGTCGCTCGGCTCCGGCGTCATCCGCGAACTGGATTCGGCGCGCGGCGCCAAGTTCCTGTCGCTGCCCAACACACCCGAAGCGCTCAAGCGGGTGCGCGAGGTGGCGCAGGGGTTCAGCCTCGGCGAAGTGGCGAAGGGCCCCCCGGGGCTCGTGGAGAATACCGTCATGCTGCAGTATCCGGTGACCATCATCGGCCGCGCCGACCTGGAGCCGGAGGCGCTGAAGGCGGCCATCAAGGCGCTGTACGAGCATTACGAGGAGCTGGGGCCGGTGCATCCGAGCCTGAAGAGCTGGACTCCGGACCGCTTCGCCAGTACCGCGGCGGTCATCCCCTACCACCCGGCGGCGATCGAATATTACCGCGAGGTGGGCCTTTGGACGCCGGAAATGGACGCCCATCAGGAGATACTGCTCAAGCAGTGA